In Fibrobacter sp. UWEL, one genomic interval encodes:
- a CDS encoding adenylate/guanylate cyclase domain-containing protein, which translates to MAMTRLTQRKFKALCFYMFSWVFVVLGVTSLLSYGDSSGMDSSKIMLMTQLSLLMGLSHGIYDVVILQDEMDRRPVFAALLIRSSFFLASICANLILCILIWKIDRENGIINAESIGMVRESFKEHSTHVQIAALFVLGHLITFVRSVHKKFGTRVFINTCLGKYQDPKEEDLVFMFLDLKNSTTICEELGNIRYSNFIRDYYKLLSNCCEENQGEIYQIAGDGAFLTWKTAACRHKARPLNCFYDFKDALQHTQRKFLRRYGVAPDFKAAVHCGKVISTEVGNFGSEMAYHGDVLNTTSRIQTLCSKLGQDFLISEDFFAQLPLPLPHKFICTKAGSFELKGKKNAIMIFSLQTP; encoded by the coding sequence ATGGCAATGACTCGTTTAACACAGCGAAAGTTCAAGGCCCTCTGTTTCTACATGTTCAGCTGGGTCTTTGTGGTACTTGGGGTAACCAGCCTCCTCTCCTATGGAGATTCTTCGGGCATGGATTCCAGCAAGATCATGCTCATGACGCAGTTATCCCTTCTAATGGGACTTTCCCACGGTATTTACGACGTGGTGATCCTTCAGGATGAAATGGACCGCAGGCCCGTCTTTGCGGCACTCTTGATTCGTTCCAGCTTTTTCCTGGCAAGTATCTGCGCAAACCTTATTCTTTGCATTCTCATCTGGAAAATTGACCGAGAAAACGGAATCATCAATGCAGAATCTATTGGCATGGTCAGGGAATCCTTCAAGGAACACTCCACCCACGTCCAAATTGCCGCCCTCTTTGTCCTTGGTCATTTGATCACGTTCGTTCGTTCTGTCCACAAGAAGTTTGGCACTAGAGTCTTTATAAACACCTGTTTGGGTAAATATCAAGACCCAAAGGAGGAGGACCTAGTGTTTATGTTCCTGGATCTAAAAAACTCAACGACGATTTGTGAAGAACTTGGAAACATCAGGTACAGCAACTTCATTAGGGACTATTACAAGCTTCTCTCTAACTGCTGTGAAGAAAACCAGGGCGAAATCTATCAGATTGCTGGTGACGGAGCCTTCTTGACCTGGAAAACAGCAGCATGCCGACATAAGGCAAGACCCCTAAACTGCTTCTATGACTTCAAGGACGCTTTACAGCACACCCAGAGAAAGTTCCTCCGTCGCTACGGCGTAGCTCCCGATTTTAAGGCCGCAGTTCATTGCGGTAAAGTGATTTCCACAGAAGTTGGAAACTTCGGCAGTGAAATGGCTTATCACGGAGACGTACTCAACACCACCTCCCGAATCCAGACCCTCTGTTCCAAGCTAGGTCAGGACTTCCTCATTTCCGAAGACTTTTTCGCCCAATTGCCCCTTCCCCTCCCCCATAAATTCATCTGCACCAAGGCAGGCTCCTTCGAATTAAAGGGAAAAAAGAACGCAATTATGATTTTTTCACTGCAAACCCCTTGA
- the hemW gene encoding radical SAM family heme chaperone HemW, which translates to MFSLYIHIPFCKKICDYCDFRVLPASDKLFQEYSDLVCREIELYEKKYPGTLKTAETLYLGGGTPSMLPSDCLGQIFACLQSVGVEVSRLREVSMEFNPESTSRETIENALELGVKRFSLGLQTFNQELLKRIGRSHSVEAGVDALELLLSYPDIRVSGDLMFSLPGQTLDVFLSDVDRLSDYPLTHISFYGLTVNPRTILGQKVQKGIFEIDEDLYEPMYQGGVELLDAKGFKRYEVSNFAKPGFESIHNQNYWRRGEYAGFGPGAHSYVGNRRFYAPEIYPRWRDYVRNGAPENLLTIDELSEEDVLMELFWLSLRQSSGLDLQELGKMGYKLPETALTKWLKHNYLQVEGSPEITGIRLRDRGWIFMDDIVTDLANQCSKLE; encoded by the coding sequence ATGTTCAGTCTCTATATTCACATCCCTTTTTGCAAAAAAATCTGCGATTATTGCGATTTTCGCGTACTTCCTGCCAGCGATAAGCTGTTTCAGGAGTATTCCGACTTGGTTTGTAGAGAGATTGAACTGTACGAAAAGAAATATCCCGGAACCCTGAAAACTGCGGAAACCCTTTACCTTGGAGGGGGGACTCCTTCCATGCTTCCGTCAGATTGCCTTGGACAAATATTCGCCTGCCTTCAGTCGGTAGGGGTGGAAGTATCTAGACTTAGGGAAGTTTCCATGGAGTTTAACCCAGAGTCCACTAGCCGAGAAACCATTGAGAATGCGCTGGAATTAGGGGTGAAACGTTTTAGTCTGGGGCTCCAGACGTTTAATCAAGAGCTTTTGAAACGGATCGGGCGGTCCCACTCGGTGGAAGCGGGGGTAGATGCCCTTGAGCTTTTGTTGAGCTATCCTGACATTCGTGTATCGGGAGACTTGATGTTTAGCCTTCCGGGACAAACTTTGGATGTTTTTCTTTCCGATGTTGATCGATTGAGTGATTATCCTTTGACTCACATTAGCTTTTATGGCTTGACGGTAAATCCCAGGACGATTCTTGGCCAAAAAGTGCAGAAGGGAATCTTTGAAATTGACGAGGATTTATACGAACCTATGTACCAGGGGGGCGTGGAACTCCTTGATGCTAAAGGATTTAAACGCTACGAAGTTTCCAATTTTGCAAAGCCTGGTTTTGAAAGTATCCATAACCAGAATTATTGGCGTCGGGGTGAATATGCAGGCTTTGGTCCGGGGGCTCACAGTTATGTGGGGAATAGGCGATTCTATGCTCCGGAGATATACCCCAGGTGGCGTGACTACGTGCGGAATGGCGCTCCGGAAAATCTCCTGACAATAGACGAACTGTCGGAGGAGGATGTCTTGATGGAGCTCTTCTGGCTGTCCCTCAGGCAATCCTCCGGTCTAGACTTGCAAGAACTGGGAAAAATGGGGTACAAACTCCCAGAGACCGCTTTAACGAAGTGGCTCAAGCACAATTACTTACAGGTTGAGGGATCGCCTGAAATCACTGGCATTCGGCTTCGTGACAGGGGCTGGATCTTTATGGACGATATCGTCACAGACCTCGCAAATCAGTGTTCCAAGTTGGAATAG